A part of Prolixibacteraceae bacterium genomic DNA contains:
- the fbaA gene encoding class II fructose-bisphosphate aldolase, whose product MSANLFQEIKPGVVTGDDLTKLFDICKANNFALPAVNVVGTDSVNAVIESAKVANSPVIVQLSNGGAAFFAGKGLKLEGQQAQILGGIAAAHHVHTVAEAYGVRVVLHTDHAAKKLLPWIDGLLDASEKHFAATGAPLYSSHMLDLSEEPLEENVAICKEYLTRMSKMGMTLEIELGITGGEEDGVDNSDIDNSLLYTQPEEVCYAYEQLMEVSPNFTIAASFGNVHGVYKPGNVVLKPSILGDSQKYIQEKLGTSEKPVNFVFHGGSGSTLEEIREAIGYGVIKMNIDTDTQWATWDGIRVFEAANHDYLQGQIGNPEGDDKPNKKYYDPRVWLRKGQESLIARLQVAYSDLNGLDKN is encoded by the coding sequence ATGAGTGCTAATTTATTTCAAGAGATTAAGCCAGGTGTAGTTACTGGTGACGATCTAACTAAACTTTTTGATATTTGTAAAGCAAACAACTTTGCACTTCCTGCAGTAAACGTAGTAGGAACTGACTCTGTTAACGCTGTTATCGAGTCTGCAAAAGTTGCAAATTCTCCAGTGATTGTACAGCTTTCTAATGGTGGAGCTGCTTTCTTTGCAGGAAAAGGGTTAAAGTTAGAAGGTCAACAGGCTCAAATCCTAGGTGGAATTGCTGCTGCACATCACGTACATACTGTTGCTGAAGCATATGGTGTTCGCGTTGTTCTTCATACTGACCATGCTGCAAAAAAACTTCTTCCTTGGATTGACGGACTTTTAGATGCTAGTGAAAAGCATTTTGCTGCAACTGGTGCACCTCTATATAGTTCACACATGTTAGATCTTTCAGAGGAGCCTCTTGAAGAGAACGTTGCGATCTGTAAAGAATATCTTACTCGTATGTCTAAAATGGGTATGACTTTAGAGATTGAGTTAGGAATTACAGGTGGTGAAGAAGATGGTGTTGATAATTCAGATATTGACAACTCATTACTTTATACACAGCCAGAAGAGGTATGTTATGCATACGAGCAGTTGATGGAAGTTTCTCCAAACTTCACTATTGCAGCTTCTTTCGGTAACGTACACGGTGTATACAAGCCAGGTAACGTTGTGTTGAAGCCTTCTATCTTAGGTGATTCTCAAAAATATATCCAAGAAAAACTTGGTACTTCAGAGAAGCCAGTAAACTTCGTATTCCACGGTGGATCAGGATCAACTCTTGAGGAGATTCGTGAAGCAATTGGATACGGTGTGATCAAGATGAACATTGATACTGATACTCAGTGGGCTACTTGGGATGGAATTCGTGTGTTTGAAGCAGCAAACCATGACTATCTTCAAGGACAGATCGGAAACCCAGAAGGTGACGATAAGCCAAACAAGAAATATTATGATCCACGTGTATGGTTACGTAAAGGACAAGAGTCTTTGATTGCTCGTCTTCAAGTAGCATACTCTGACCTAAACGGTTTGGATAAAAACTAA
- a CDS encoding BamA/TamA family outer membrane protein, which yields MVLDLKRIYKYLLLLGFAFIVACNPTKYVPADQYLLNKVDIKLDTKGVGKKELRPYLRQEPNVRILGFLRFHLGLYNLSPKKKKESFWTRIGEAPVVYSRAKTERSREEMLKHLRNLGYYHASIRDSVTKKKNMVDVTYFVKLGAPYLISSFDVEVKDTTVVEVLDKIDPNKLVKKGDKFDVNKLDVFRKDIKKEAQKQGFYKFDEDEIYYTADTLGRKTSVGLTMVVQPKRVLVNDTIVLEPNRKYKIRQYKIFAQFDPKRLILSSEPLVFDTVKIDNYVFLYDRTLRVNPKLIIRANHIDDSEFYSSFNVDRTYSQLTQLKLYRAMNIQFIDTKKESEDGYPLLDCVMQLTPNTEQSYSFELEGTNTSGNLGVGSNLAYQHKNLFTGGERIDVKFSGAIERQRYGTQDTIKLFNTLEGGVDGKFTIPKFWFPFNSDNWFNYSTPQTQFVMSYNYQQRPDYTRTIVRSGFGYRWKSSQFSSHEVNPLDLYLVRMFALDPDFVESIENLTIRSSYTDHSIFAFSYSYTYNTQNMRKRSDYWYLFTKVETSGNLLQLINTSLNKEKTDFESNPVPQYTFFDTPYAQYFKFNVDLRRGQVIDKYNTLVFRSYLGIAVPYGNSVQVPFERKYYAGGANDIRGWGARTLGPGSYKANPTDYPNQVGDIKIEANVEYRFNMIGVLEGALFFDAGNIWSIDDNRVGAEFDFKRFYKEFAVSTGVGARLNFDYAIIRGDLGIKLRDPSEPEGQRWIPTNRKFKSTDFVFSIAIGYPF from the coding sequence ATGGTGCTAGATTTAAAACGCATATATAAATATTTACTACTGTTAGGATTTGCCTTCATAGTAGCATGTAATCCAACTAAATATGTTCCTGCGGATCAATATCTTCTAAATAAGGTGGATATAAAGTTGGACACTAAAGGGGTAGGAAAGAAAGAACTTCGTCCATATTTACGACAGGAACCCAATGTTCGTATTCTAGGTTTCTTGCGTTTTCATTTAGGACTGTACAATTTATCACCAAAGAAGAAAAAAGAGAGTTTCTGGACACGAATTGGAGAGGCTCCAGTTGTGTATAGTAGAGCTAAAACAGAGCGTAGTAGAGAAGAGATGCTAAAACATCTCCGCAATTTAGGTTATTATCATGCTTCTATTCGTGATTCTGTTACAAAGAAGAAGAATATGGTGGATGTCACCTATTTTGTGAAATTGGGGGCTCCATATTTAATTTCAAGTTTTGATGTTGAGGTTAAAGATACTACTGTTGTTGAGGTGTTGGATAAAATAGATCCAAATAAATTGGTAAAAAAAGGGGATAAATTTGATGTAAATAAGTTAGATGTCTTCCGCAAAGATATCAAGAAAGAGGCTCAAAAACAGGGGTTCTATAAGTTCGATGAAGATGAAATCTATTATACGGCAGATACATTAGGTCGAAAAACGAGTGTTGGTTTGACCATGGTTGTTCAACCCAAACGAGTATTGGTGAACGATACGATTGTGTTGGAGCCAAATAGAAAATATAAGATTAGACAATATAAGATTTTTGCTCAGTTCGACCCTAAACGACTTATATTATCGTCAGAGCCTTTGGTCTTTGATACAGTAAAGATTGATAATTATGTGTTTTTGTACGATCGTACTTTGCGAGTAAATCCAAAACTCATTATTAGAGCCAACCACATTGATGATTCAGAGTTCTATTCATCATTCAATGTCGATCGTACTTATAGTCAATTAACCCAGTTAAAGCTCTATCGTGCGATGAATATTCAGTTTATCGATACAAAAAAAGAGTCAGAAGATGGTTATCCTCTTTTAGATTGTGTGATGCAGCTAACACCTAATACAGAACAGTCATACTCATTTGAACTGGAGGGAACCAATACCTCTGGGAATTTAGGTGTGGGTTCAAACCTGGCTTATCAGCATAAGAACTTATTTACTGGTGGAGAGCGGATTGACGTGAAGTTTAGTGGTGCTATTGAGAGACAGCGTTATGGTACCCAAGATACGATTAAGTTGTTTAATACATTGGAAGGGGGAGTTGATGGTAAATTTACCATACCGAAATTCTGGTTTCCTTTTAATTCAGATAACTGGTTTAACTACTCTACGCCACAAACCCAATTTGTGATGTCCTACAACTACCAACAACGACCTGATTATACTAGAACTATTGTTCGTTCTGGTTTTGGTTATAGGTGGAAATCGAGTCAGTTCTCTTCGCACGAAGTTAACCCTTTGGATCTATATTTAGTTCGTATGTTTGCTTTGGACCCTGATTTTGTTGAGTCTATCGAAAATCTAACAATCCGAAGCTCCTATACCGATCACTCTATCTTTGCATTCTCGTATAGTTACACATACAATACGCAAAATATGAGAAAACGTTCCGACTATTGGTACTTGTTTACTAAGGTGGAGACGTCGGGGAATCTTTTGCAATTAATTAATACTTCCCTTAATAAAGAGAAGACTGATTTTGAGAGTAATCCTGTTCCACAATATACTTTTTTTGATACCCCATATGCGCAATATTTTAAGTTTAATGTGGATTTGAGAAGAGGTCAAGTGATTGATAAATACAATACTTTGGTCTTTAGAAGTTATTTGGGAATTGCTGTTCCATATGGCAACTCGGTACAGGTTCCTTTTGAGCGTAAATATTATGCTGGAGGTGCAAATGATATAAGAGGATGGGGTGCACGAACATTAGGGCCTGGCTCATATAAAGCGAACCCAACAGACTATCCAAATCAGGTCGGAGACATTAAAATAGAGGCTAATGTTGAATATCGTTTCAATATGATTGGAGTATTAGAAGGGGCTTTGTTCTTTGATGCGGGTAATATTTGGTCTATAGATGACAACCGTGTAGGGGCAGAGTTTGACTTTAAACGTTTTTATAAGGAGTTTGCAGTGAGTACAGGAGTCGGAGCAAGACTTAATTTTGACTATGCCATTATTCGTGGTGATTTAGGTATTAAATTACGTGATCCGTCAGAGCCAGAAGGGCAAAGATGGATTCCTACCAATAGAAAATTTAAAAGTACAGATTTTGTCTTCTCGATAGCTATCGGATATCCATTCTAG
- a CDS encoding outer membrane protein assembly factor produces the protein MKYIVLILLVVSSFSLSGMCPKDTVKASHRVSFKDSLDGAFDVSDFLATKKGFIVIPGIITNPAVGYGGYGSVLFIHSSFAESKGFPTITGVMGGGTENGTWLAGVYHMQSWKKDRLRFTGFAGYTDVNLRFYGRGFTDLLQQYKVMLNMQAWAVLSDLSYRISDSPFFVGARYVFVNNDSKFSPSFDLIKEDYKSTVSELGVVFSYDTRNNFFSPTKGIKGEINYQYSGTWLGADNNYSRLYSYMFGYIPINRKNIIGLRGEYDVAFSGVPFYMEPFVTLRGVGLMRYQDEQVFEVETEYQFPIYKRWSGVAFAGVGDAWGTSSSFFEDDIVVSGGFGFRYRIARKFGMNMGIDFAWSSDSFAFSIVFGSAWLRN, from the coding sequence ATGAAATATATCGTATTGATACTACTGGTGGTCTCTTCTTTCTCTTTGTCTGGAATGTGTCCAAAAGATACAGTGAAGGCGAGCCATAGAGTTAGTTTTAAGGATTCATTGGACGGAGCCTTTGATGTGAGTGATTTTTTGGCAACGAAAAAAGGATTTATCGTTATTCCTGGTATTATAACTAACCCTGCAGTGGGTTATGGTGGATATGGTTCTGTTTTATTTATACATAGTTCATTTGCTGAGAGTAAAGGTTTTCCTACCATAACGGGTGTTATGGGTGGAGGTACAGAGAATGGAACATGGTTGGCTGGGGTCTATCATATGCAGTCGTGGAAAAAGGATCGTTTACGATTTACTGGTTTTGCTGGATATACTGATGTTAATCTTCGATTTTATGGAAGAGGCTTTACGGATCTTTTACAACAATATAAGGTGATGCTTAATATGCAAGCATGGGCTGTTCTTTCTGATTTATCATATAGGATATCAGATTCTCCATTCTTTGTTGGTGCTCGGTATGTCTTTGTGAATAATGATTCCAAGTTTAGCCCCTCTTTTGATCTTATAAAGGAGGATTATAAGTCCACCGTTAGTGAGTTAGGTGTTGTGTTTTCTTATGATACAAGGAATAACTTTTTTTCTCCTACAAAAGGAATAAAAGGAGAGATTAATTATCAGTACAGTGGAACATGGTTGGGAGCAGACAATAACTATTCAAGACTTTATAGTTACATGTTTGGATATATTCCGATCAATAGAAAGAATATTATCGGACTGAGAGGAGAATATGATGTGGCATTTTCAGGTGTTCCATTCTATATGGAGCCTTTTGTTACTCTGAGAGGTGTTGGGTTAATGAGATATCAAGACGAGCAAGTGTTTGAAGTGGAAACGGAATATCAATTTCCTATCTATAAGAGGTGGTCGGGTGTTGCATTTGCTGGTGTTGGAGATGCTTGGGGTACCTCTTCATCGTTTTTTGAAGATGATATTGTTGTAAGTGGTGGTTTTGGTTTTAGATATAGAATAGCAAGAAAATTTGGAATGAATATGGGTATTGATTTTGCCTGGAGTAGTGACTCTTTCGCCTTTTCAATAGTTTTCGGAAGTGCGTGGTTAAGGAATTAA
- a CDS encoding RNA methyltransferase: MEELSKNRIKYIKSLSQKKYRKQEKHYIAEGAKIIEDLILANHPIKIIYAAPEAYDKLLNLSQRKNITLVETSIKSIEKASHLTTPSNAIALMAIEPDVFSIDMLHNKITIALDNIQDPGNLGTIIRIADWFGIDNIICSKDTVDVYNNKVIQSTMGAIARVKVYYDDLHHIIDQATQNNINIFGTFLDGKNIYSEELPKQGIVVMGNEGKGISESIESLVTNKITIPSFRQEKGSESLNVAMATSIICSEFMRR; this comes from the coding sequence ATGGAAGAGCTGTCAAAAAACAGAATTAAATACATTAAAAGTCTTTCTCAAAAGAAGTATCGAAAGCAAGAAAAACATTATATCGCGGAAGGAGCAAAAATAATTGAAGATCTAATTTTAGCGAATCATCCCATAAAAATAATATACGCTGCACCAGAAGCATATGATAAGCTATTAAATCTATCACAGCGTAAGAATATTACACTTGTAGAGACATCAATAAAATCTATTGAAAAAGCATCTCATTTGACTACCCCTTCTAATGCCATAGCACTCATGGCCATTGAACCAGATGTGTTTTCCATAGATATGCTGCATAACAAAATCACCATTGCATTAGATAATATCCAAGATCCTGGGAATTTAGGAACGATTATCCGCATCGCTGATTGGTTTGGAATTGATAACATCATATGTTCAAAAGATACCGTCGACGTCTATAACAATAAGGTGATACAGTCTACAATGGGAGCTATCGCTCGTGTTAAAGTATACTATGATGATCTACACCACATCATCGACCAAGCGACCCAGAACAATATCAATATATTTGGAACCTTCCTAGATGGAAAAAACATCTACTCAGAAGAACTTCCTAAGCAAGGTATTGTCGTAATGGGAAATGAGGGGAAAGGTATTTCTGAGTCTATTGAATCTCTTGTCACAAATAAAATAACCATCCCTTCTTTTAGACAAGAGAAAGGCTCTGAATCATTGAATGTGGCAATGGCCACATCAATCATATGCTCCGAATTTATGAGACGATAA